The proteins below come from a single Drosophila busckii strain San Diego stock center, stock number 13000-0081.31 chromosome X, ASM1175060v1, whole genome shotgun sequence genomic window:
- the LOC108605848 gene encoding carbonic anhydrase-related protein 10: MALAGHNTFGCSVAGLIACSAIVLLCSSGVMSSWEEWWTYDGISGPSFWGLINPQWNMCNKGRRQSPIDVVPDKLLFDPYLRPLHIDKHKVSGTLHNTGQSLVFRVDKDTKQHVNISGGPLAYRYQFEEIYIHYGTENIRGSEHFIQGYSFPGEIQIYGFNKELYHNMSEAQHKSQGIVGLSLMVQIGETPNPELRIITSTFNKVLYRGFSTPIRHISVRSLLPNTDQYITYEGSTTHPGCWESTVWIIVNKPIYITKQELYQLRRLMQGSESTPKAPLGNNARPVQSLHHRTVRTNIDFKRQKNNLNACPSMYKDMYYRANRWSSDTGLLIR, from the exons GAGTGATGTCCAGCTGGGAGGAATGGTGGACATACGATGGCATATCCG GTCCTAGCTTCTGGGGACTCATCAATCCGCAATGGAACATGTGCAACAAAGGACGACGCCAGTCGCCCATTGACGTTGTGCCCGATAAGCTGCTCTTCGATCCGTACCTCAGACCTTTGCACATTGATAAGCACAAG GTTTCCGGCACTCTGCACAACACGGGTCAATCACTCGTCTTTCGCGTGGACAAGGATACAAAGCAGCACGTTAACATATCCGGTGGACCTCTGGCCTACCGCTACCAGTTCGAGGAGATTTACATACACTACGGCACTGAGAACATCCGTGGCTCCGAGCACTTCATACAGGGCTACAGTTTCCCCGGCGAG ATTCAAATCTACGGCTTTAACAAGGAGCTCTATCATAATATGTCCGAGGCGCAGCACAAGTCTCAGGGCATTGTCGGCCTCTCGCTGATGGTGCAAATTGGAGAGACGCCCAATCCCGAGCTGCGCATCATAACGAGCACATTCAACAAGGTGCTCTATCGAG GATTCTCCACGCCCATTCGTCACATTTCGGTGCGCTCACTGCTGCCGAATACGGATCAGTATATTACGTACGAAGGATCCACCACACATCCAGGCTGCTGGGAGAGCACCGTCTGGATAATAGTCAACAAGCCGATTTACATAACCAAACAAGAG ctaTATCAACTGCGACGACTGATGCAGGGCTCCGAGAGTACGCCCAAGGCGCCGTTGGGCAACAATGCGCGGCCCGTGCAGAGTTTACACCATAGAACCGTTAGAACCAATATAGACTTTAAGCGTCAAAAG AATAATCTGAATGCATGCCCTTCCATGTACAAGGACATGTACTATAGAGCTAATCGCTGGTCCTCGGACACAGGACTGCTGATACGTTGA